CGCCTGAAAGAGGAAATCACTCCGGTGTATCTGGCGCCTGAATACAAAGAAGTTGTCGCTGAGGATATCGGACCTCGTGAATCGCAAACGATCGAGGCTTTGGCGAAGCTGAAACCTTTCTTTGATAAAGCGACCGGTTCAATCACCGCGGGGAACTCTTGCCCCATCACAGATGGTGCCGCGATGGTGCTTCTGATGTCGCGTGAACGAGCCGAAGCTCTGGGGTATAAACCGCTGGCGACGATTCGCTCTTACGGTTTTGCCGGTCTAGAGCCTGAGCGCATGGGCTTGGGGCCTGCGTACTCCACGCCGCTAGCTTTGAAACGTGCGGGTCTTTCTTTAAAAGATATCGGACTTGTTGAGTTGAATGAAGCCTTCGCGGCGCAAGTGATGGCCTGCCAAAAGGCTTTGGATTCTGACAAATTTGCTCAAGAAAAATTAGGCTTCACTTCCAAAGTGGGTGAAATTCGTGATGACATCTTGAATGTCAACGGCGGAGCGATTGCCTTCGGTCATCCTGTGGGAGCGACGGGAACGCGAATTGTTTTAACTTTGGCAAAAGAGATGAAGCGCCGAAATGTGCAGTATGGTCTTGCGACACTTTGTATCGGTGGGGGCCAAGGCGGATCAATGATTCTTGAGAACGAGGGGTAGGTTGATCTCGGTGCTTTGCCGCCAGCTCTGTGCTGACCTCTATACTCATTGGCTCGGACAGTCCTCGCGGACGTGCCCTTTGGGCTACTGCTGCGGAACTCGCCACTGAGTACAGAGGTCAGCACAGAGCTGGCGGCAAAGAACGTGTTCATTTCTCGTTTCAAGGATGGGTATTGGTTTCGTGTTTTTTTTGCGCTGATTTTTTGATTTTTTAGTTTTTTGTTTTTTTGCAACTTAGGAGTTTTCAGAATGTCTATTCAAGAGAGTATCAAGATCGTTCCTCAGGGTGAGATTGCGGTCGTTGTTTTTGATTTGGTTGGAGAAAAGGTTAATAAGTTTTCTACGCCGGTTATGATGAGACTTAAGGAAGTTCTTGAAGAGCTTAAGAAGTCTTCTTACAAAGCGGTGATCTTTAAGTCTGCCAAGCCTAAGATTTTTATTGCGGGCGCGGATATTGAAGAAATTAAAAGCATGACGACGAAAGAGCAATTTGAGGCGGCTGTGAAGGGTGGTCAGGACATCATGAATATGGTGGAAGATCTGCCGATGCCGACGATGGCTGCCGTCAACGGTGCTTGCATGGGCGGCGGTTGTGAGTTCATTCTTTCTTGTGATTACCGGATTGCTTCGGAGGACTCTTCAACGAAAATTGGTCTTCCGGAGATTCAACTGGGTATCTTGCCGGGTTTCGGCGGGACTCAGCGTATGCCTCGCGTGATGGGTTTGCAGGCGGCTTTGGATATCATCCTGGCGGGTAAATCTGTGAATTCAAAAAAGGCCTTGAAGTCAGGTCTTGTCGATAAAGTCGTGCATCCAAATCTTTTGGATGAACAGGCGATCAAATGGGCCAAAGAGATTATCGCCGGTGGCGCGAAAAAGCGTCGCAAGAAATTCCAACCACAAGGCGCGGTGAATAAGGTTCTTGAAGGCGCTTTGGGACGCGGTATCGTTTTCAAAAAAGCTCGTGAGGGTGTTTTGAAGGCGACCAAGGGTCACTATCCAGCGCCGCTGAAGGCTTTGGAAGTGATTCAAAAAACTTATGGGATGAGTGATCGGGAAGCCGGAATGCGCATTGAGCGTGAAGGTTTCTGCGAGTTGGGTATCACGGATATTTCTAAAAATCTGATTCATGTTTTCTATTTGACCGAGATGGTTAAAAAACAAAACGGGGTTCCGGGGGTGGATGTTAAGCCTCGCGACGTGAAAAGCATGGGAATTCTGGGCGCGGGAACTATGGGGGGCGGTATCGCCTACGTTGCGGCCGACAAGGGTGTTCAAGTTCGCATGAAAGACTTGAATACGGATGCTTTGGGTAAAGGGCTTAAGCACGCGTCGGATTTGTGGATGAAGCTTTTAAAACGCAAATCCATCGATAAATATCAATATCAACAAAAGATGGACATGGTGTCAGTCACGACCGACTATTCTGGCTTTAAAAATCTGGATGTCGTGGTTGAAGCCATCGTTGAAGACATGGGTATCAAGCAAAAAGTCATCGGCGAATGTGCCGGACAAATGCGTCCTGACGCGATTATCGCCACGAATACAAGTTCGTTGTCGGTGACGGAAATGTCGAAAGGTCATCCTCGGCCCGAGTATTTTGCCGGCATGCACTTCTTCAATCCCGTGAACAAAATGCCTTTAGTGGAAGTTATTCGCGGCGAAAAAACATCTGACGAAACCATCGCCACGATCTTTGAGCTGACGAAGAAAATGGGCAAAATGCCAGTGGTTGTAAAAGACGGCCCTGGCTTCCTGGTGAATCGTCTTCTTCTTCCCTATATGGGCGAAGCGGCGTTCTTGTTGCAAGAAGGCATGAGCATTGAAACGGTGGATAAGGCGTACGTCAAAGAATTTGGTATGCCGATGGGACCTTTTGAACTGATGGACGAAGTGGGTCTTGATGTGTGTATCAAAGTTCTTAAGATCTTTAAGAAGTCTTTCGGAGAGCGCATTGAAATGGCTGCTTGTATGGAAGCGCTGGAAAAATCCGGTCGTTTGGGACGTAAAAACGGTAAAGGTTTTTATCACTATTCTGAAGACGGTAAGCGCGGTGATGTCGATCAAAGTATTTACGGAGCTTTGGGCTTGGGGCAACCCACGAATCCTTATGACTCCAAAGAGTGCATTGAGCGGGGAGTGTTCGCGATGGTGAACGAATGTTCTTTGGCTTTGGTCGAAGATCGCATCGTGGAAACACCTCACGAAGTGGATCTGGCGATGATCATGGGAACAGGCTTCCCGCCGTTCCGCGGTGGCCTATTGAAGTACACAGACACCGTCGGTACTCAATATGTGGCCGACCAATTGGCGATGTACGCGTCGTCGCGCAAGGCAGCTCGTCTGAAGCCATCGACGCCATTGACTAATATGGCGAAGACAAATCGTAAGTTTTATTAATTCTCAAGGGGCCTGGTCTTAGGCGGGCCCCTTTTAAAAAATGGGGTCAATTCGCATCTCATCGAAGTCGCCCCCTTGTCCCACACGCAGGCGAAAGCGCTCATGATCCGCGTCCCAGTGGGCCTGGATATCTATGGGACGACAACATATTTCGCAATCCCAAATGAACTCCTGATCCTCACCCTCTTCGCGGAAAACCTGAATCGAGAATTTTTCTCGGCAATACGGGCACTGAATTTTACATTCCATGGAAACCTCATCTGTAGGTCTATTGTCTTAAGGCCTTTCGGAGCCCTCAAGGTCCGATGCTGAAATACAGAAATGCGGCAGGGAAAGGCGATAGAAAGAGCCTAAAGCGCTTCTGAGAGTCGTCATTCTGTCTATTTTGTCAACATTTCACACTTTTTTTCAGACATCTTTTGATTCGGGGATTTCTTTGGCATAAGGATGTCCTGAATAGTTTTTTGGGGGTTCCACCATGGTTTCGAATCAACGCATTGTGCTTCTCGGTTTGGCTTTTTCAACGCTGCTTCTTTCTGCGTGTACGAAAGAAACAGTGATCGAAAAGCAGGCGCCGAACAACATGCTTGAGTCGTTCACAACAAGCACTGTGGATGCCTGTACCAACAAATCCTGTATCACCATTCAAAAAGCCTCTTTAGGCAAAGTTTTCCTGTTGATTTCGTCTGGAAAAACAGCGGGCTCTACACCGCAGTGGTATGATCTTAAACCACAGGTTGTGACATTCGATAAGTCGGGCGGTCGTATTGCCTTGCTCGCGCAAAACTACAATAGCATCTACAAAGAAATTCAAACGGTGAATCTGCTTCAGACCTTTGAGGTGATCTCTGAAGACGCCACCTCGATCACTTTTGACTGGGGGCAGGGGTTAAAAAGCTTTGTCCAGCAGCGTTCTTACGACACGGATATGCCGCGCGGGAACAGTGATGACTTGACGGAAAGTTCGTTGCCTTCATTGGTGGTCGAAGATTCTTTTGTCCGCGGTATCAAGTTCGATGAAAAGAACATCGAGCTTGAACAAATCATCAAAATCCGTTCGGACTTAGTCAAATCGGGCCCTGATCGCAGTACTTCGACGGTCGAAAATCGGGAAGAAACTGTCGCCATGAATGTGCAAATCCGCGCCTACAATCTGACGCCGGATTTTCGCCCTAAAGAATACGACAAAACCCGTCGCGTGGGATTCTTCGTCACGAAAATTGGTAAAAAGGAACACAGCAAAGATATCATTAATTTGATCACTAAATGGGATCTGTCAGAAAAAAAAGGTCCCATCGTCGTGCGCATTTCTGATGCTGTGCCGGAACAATACCTGGAAGCGGTAAAAGAAGGCGCTCTTTACTGGAATAAAGTTTTTGGGCGCGAAGTGATTGCGGTAAAAGCTCACATAGACCCGCAAGCAGGGCCAGAAGATCGCAGTATCATGATTCGCTGGATTCCCTGGGAGGATTCGGGGGCAGCCTATGCCATGGGCCAATCAGACCCATTGACTGGTGAAGTTTTACGCGCGCAGGTTTTTATGCCTTCGGTATTTACGAAGGTGGGCTCTGCGGATTTGGTGCATTTGAATAATGACACACCGGTGGCTCCCGGTGCGATCGCCTGCGATTTGACTCAAACCTTGGCCGATTTGAATGAGATCGCCAAGGAAGCTAACGACTCACAAAGACTGCGCCTGGCGCAGGACGGTGTGCGCGCGACTGTGGCCCACGAACTGGGTCATGCTCTGGGACTTCGTCATAATTTCGCAGGTTCTTTTTCTGCTAAAGTTTCGGCCAAGGATATTGAGTCCGCCGCGAAAAACTATCTAAAAGATCCCCAGCATCAAGGTCTTGAAACTTCGACCAGTATCATGGACTACGTCAGTGGCATTGACGATGTCTTGATGTCGGCGCGGCTGAAGTATGCACCGCTGTCCTATGATAAGATGGCGATGGATTGGGCTTATTCATTGGATCACTCGGCACTTGACGAAAAGATCTCTCGTTACTGTACGGATGATGATATCGCGTTAGCCGCCAGTCAGTCGTTGCAGATTTATGGTTGCGAACGATTTGATGCCGGAAACAATCCTCTGTTACGCAAGTATCTTGATACGAAGTACGAAAAAGAAAATTTCGTAAAGGTTTTATTTGCCTCCATCATCGGCCGTCTTTATCCCGCCGATCAGCCAACTGTTGTGAATGATCTGGACAGTGTTCTTCAGGATACGGTCAAGTGGGGTAAGGTCAATCTGGAGACCTTGAAGTTTGTCAGCCAGGTTCTTTTTGATCGCACAGTGAACTCTATGCCTGCTGCGGTCTTTGCTTCCATTGAAAGTGTAAAGTCGGGACAAATTCATTATTACAAAGCCGGTATGGATGAGGCTTTGGCGCGAGAACGCAATCGTTCCCTAGTCGAAGCGGGTGGTTACTCTGCGATTTTGAATGATCTTTGGAGAAACAGTGACGCCTCTATTGCCAAAGACTTTATCGAAAGACAGATCGTTGAATTGGCCAGCAGTCCCTATTTTGTCCAAGGAAAAACTTTGGGGGGACGCGAGTACGTTTTGACGACGGAACAACAAAATCGCATTCTGGCCTTCCTTCAGCAGTTGGTGCTTTTAAATAAGAAAACACTGGCGTCGGGTCTTGCGACGATGTTGCCGAAGATCGATGAAAGCGAAACGGATCAAAGGGGAGCGCCTTCTATCGTCAGTCAGATTTTGCCTCGGAATCTGGTGACGGCGCACGATGCGGATGTCCTGGCAACTCTTTACCTTGATCTTACGGCTGTCGACAACGGTGAACAAACACTGCGCGTTGGTGCTGGATTGACGAAAGAATTGAAAGTCCCTCGTGCTTATCTTTCCGCGGAAGAGCGCACGAAGTGGATGAATTTGCTGTCGTCTCGCGGATTGAGATTTGATGTTGAGATGAGAAAGTCTTTGGTGCGCAGTGAGCAATTCAATAAAGTGACAGCGGTACTTAAAGAGGTCGATCCTAATTTAGATCTTCAGACCGTAAAAAAACCGGCCGAACTTGCAGCTCAGCTTCTTAATCAGGGGTTGGTGGATTCTGCCGGTTCTGTTTGGCTTGCCGGCGAAATTAACGTCTTATTGGCGCTGGATAAACTGCGCTAAAGTTTTGTCTAAACTTTAATCACCCGCTCACTCAAAACGTCGCTTTTAAGCAGGGCGTTTCAGGGTGAGACGGGATTCCCCTCTCAAGTCGCATATAACTCAGTCCTGCTGGTCCGCCTCTTGCCTCTCTATCTGGCATGGAGGCTTTTATGAAAACATCTTTCTTTAACAAATCAGTGATGGGAATCTTGGTCCTCGCGGCTTTGTCCTTGTCCGCTTGTGCGAAGAAAGAATCCAGTGCAACTCGCGTTGCAGGTCGCAGCAACACTCCGGCGGTCACTCAGCCTAATGCCGTGAACAACTGTGGCAATGCCTCTATGAATGTCGGAAAGATTTACGACTACTATAACTCTGCAAATTTTGAATCACAGGTGAAGAGTTTTGTATCAGCCACTTTGGATCCACAAACTTTAGGTACGATCAGCGGTAACATCAATGATAAAACGGGCATCGATTTTTTAGGCGCTTTCAAGTTTGACTCCAGCGGTAATTTGATTGCGGGCTCTTCCAGCGTGACTATTAAGATTTTCGACTCTTATGTGGGGCAGTCTTATAACGGACAGGTGATTCAGCCCTATCAGGTTGAGTTCGCCGCGGCGTCTTCAGGAACTATCAACCGCAACACGCGTCAATTCACTGTCAAGTTCAGCGATTCTTATGGTGACATCGTATTCCAAGGTCAGTACGACGGAACTTTAGCGCAGGGGAATGTGACTTATCAAAACCGCACAGCGGTCAATGGATATTCTCCAGCTTCAGGCACTTTGGGGCAGTTCAAAGCCTACACTTGTTCACTGATCCAATAATAAGCGCTGCGTCTTGCTTCACCCCCTGTCGAGTTTAAAGATAGGGGAATGCCTCAACGTTTCATCTTTGATTCTGCCATGCTTAATTCTGTTGTCGGTGGTCATTCAGCCATCGAGATTCCCAGACTCAATATTCATTCTGTCGAGGCCGCCAGTTCTTTTCTGTTAAGCTATGGTTTTGATGTCACCCAAGAAAGTGATCTTGAAAAACTTTGGTATTATCATCGCCGGGCCTTAGTTCTGATGCTGGAAAAATTGGGCTTTGAAGAAAAAGAACTTCCTGAAATTTTCCGGGATCGTCGCCAACTGGGGGATATTCGGCAGCTTCTGATTTACGCAAGTTCGCAGGACCCCCAGAATGTTCAACTGCAGCGCTGGGCCTGTGCGATCATTCGCTGCATGCATGTCTTTGTTCACGCCGAAAATGATTTATTCAGTTCTTTTTCTGAAGAAATTCAGTCGCAGATTCTATCGCCTTTTCAGGAATGCATCCGCTACGATGGCACGACTCACCGAACCTTTCTGCAAAGTTCCTCAGGCTCGGAACAAATTTTGGCTCCGATTGAGCTTTTGGGATTCGAGGTCAAACCTTTCAAGACGTCTTCTAGTACGGTGATCAAACTTTTAGCTAAGCCGGATGCTTTAGCGATGAAAATTTTTGATAAGTTGGGTGTCCGTTTTATCACAAGAAATCTTTTCGACACCTTTCAGGTGGTGCGGTTCCTGGTTAAAGAAAATGTGATCAGCTTTCCGCATATCATGCCGGATCAAAGTTCTAACAATCTTTATCCGGTGAATGCCTTTATGGAAGTCTGCGACGATTTAGCCCACCGTCTGGATACGTTGGATGAACAGAGCATTCAGGCGGCCTTTGATCAAAAGCTTTCTGAACTGGGCGACAATGTTCAATATCTGCGCAAGGAAAATTTCTTTTCCGGCGCGGATTATAAGTTTATTAAATTTATTTCGCGCAAGCTGATTCATATCAAACCGCAAGGAAGTAAAGAGGCTTTCAGCTTCTTCTATCCATTTGAAGTGCAGATCATGGATCAAGCCGCTCATGAGAAAATCTTATCGGGTCCCTCAGAGCATCAAGCGTACAAAGAAAGACAGCGAACAGCGGCAAGAAAACGTTTGTTCCCTGAGATGAGTTAATATGTTTTGGAAGTTGCTTTCATATCCGCGTTCAATCCTAGGCCTTATTTATTTTCCGATTCACACAGCACTGTGTTCGACCGCGTTGATCATTGTGAATTTGACGATGAACAAGAGATCTCTTGAAGATAAAATTGTCGTTCTCTGGACTCGTGGCGCGTGCTGGATGTTCGGTGTGGATGTCGTTGTCAAGGGTCTTGAAAATCAGCCTTCGGGCGGATTTATCTACGTCTTCAATCACACCAGTTTCTTCGATATTTTTGCCATGAATGGTTATTTGGAAAGTTTTCGTTTCGGCGCTAAGATCGAACTTTTCCGCATTCCTGTTTTTGGCCCAGCGATGCGTCGCGCGGGGATCTTGCCGATTGCGCGGGATCGTCGCGAAGAAGTTTTCAAGGTTTATAAAGAAGCCGAAACAAGAATCAAGGCCGGGGAGCGTTTTGCCTTAGCGCCTGAAGGAACCCGTCAGGTTACCGAAACCTTGGGCTCTTTTAAGTCCGGACCTTTCATCTTTGCGATCAATGCCAAGTCGCCGATTGTGCCCGTCGTTGTTAAAGGAGCCGCGGCCATTTTGCCGAAAGGTCATCTTATCCCCAATTGGGGAGTGTGGAAACGCACGGTCACGTTGCACGTGTTGCCACCAGTGGATGCAACTCAATACGCTCTAGAAAACCGCCCGCAACTGCAAGAGAAAGTGCGCCACATGATGGCACCGTACTTTCCCGAGGCGCAATTATAAAATCAACGGAGTGCCCATGAAAAACTTCGCAGAGTTTTGGCCGTTTTATTTACAAGAGCATGCAAAGCCTTTGAATCGTCGACTGCATTTTGTCGGAACTTTTTTTGTGCACATCGTTTTTATTTACGCGATCTTTGCGCAGGCGTGGCTGGCTTTGTGGCTGTTACCAGTGATCGGATACGGTTTTGCCTGGGTGGGGCATTTCGTCGTTGAAAGAAATCGCCCGGCGACCTTTAAGTATCCGCTCTGGTCTTTGCGGGGCGATTTTAAAATGTTCTATTTGATGTGCCGGGGAAAGCTCTGGACGTAGGCTGTTCAGTTTTTAATGACGTCCCAATGAAGGTTGCCGATAGAGCTGCGCAGTTTTACCTGGCTGCTGCCAGTATCCACGTGAATTTGCACTTTCGAATTCGGTAACGGCTCAATTTGCGTTAAACGTAAAATCTTGGGATTGCGGTGATAAGCCGCTTCGATAGCTTCGGCAATGTTGTCCCAGCGAATGAAAGGCTCAAAACTTTTTCCCTGATTCGTGCTTTTAAATGCGCCCACAAACCAGGTGCCGTCAGGATGAATGCTGACCGGGTAAGTTTGTTTGCCAAATTGGGGAATCAGCGTCCAGGTCAGACCGTCTTCAGTGCGATAAACTCCCTCTGAAGAAACCAGGCCACGCACGGAATTTTTATTTTCAAAGGCGATCGAGTAAATTTCTCTTTTCATCAAAGCATCTGTCGAAATCGTCAGTGATGAAGGACTTTCTTTTTCTTCGACCAACAGATTTTTTCTTTTCCACCAAACTTCGCCGTGGCCATCTAATTTACTGATGCCCCAGATGTGCGCTTCCGGTTTTAAAATCTCAACCCGTGCGCGCAGTGGCGGCCCGTAAGACGACGACTCGGGACGAATCACGATGCCACGATGAGAGTTCGTCACGTAGCCGAGGATTTCCTTTAAAGGCACCGTTTCGCCTTTTTGCGAGATCAGCACATCGTTATTGCGATAAAGGGCGGCCATCCAGTTTTTCTTCGGATGATAGGCTAAATTGGCAAAATCCGCTCGGGAAACAAAGTGAGTGATATCGACGTAGCCGACATTGCTTGCATACTGAATCTTAAGAAAGCTTTTACTGATCTCGACAGGAACGATGCGCTGAAGGCGGGGAAGTGTCGTGATCACGCGGCCATTGCTGCTGGCTTCTTTGCGCACATAAGTGTCTATCAGGTTCACGTAAACGCCCAGATCGTCATGGCGGGCCTGTAAAAGGTGCAAAGGTAAATAACCCATGACGGTCCCGGATCTTTCTTTCACCTTTGCCCAGTAATCGTCGGTCGAAAGAATCTCGAGGGCTGTTTTGGCTGAAACCGTTTTCACCGCAGGGGCGTCGCTGCGATCCGCACTTAAAAGAACGGCCGAAGATTTGGTGTCTGCGTAGCGCGAAACATGGATGTCGCGAAGGATTTGACCTGCCTGAAGAACGTATTCTTTTTTATCCCAAGTAGTGCGATAGGCGATTTCAGTTTCCGTGCGCAAGAGTTTCCCGTCGAGGGTGTTTCGACTCACCTGGCCAGAGGGAAAAAGACTGTTTTTACTGCGAAAGAACGAAATTGCCGCATTCGCATCGGTCGCCAGAGCAGCCCATGAGTTCGAGGATAGAAATAGAAACGCCAATGTCTTTGATACTACGGACCGCATCTCTCTATTTTGCGGCTTTAGGCTCTGCGCTCAAGACCAGAACTTTTGACCTCCAGACCAAAGTGAAGTACTGGTAAACAGTTCGATTTTCAACAGTATTTTAACGCGGAGTGATAAATGGATATCAAAACAATTGGCGTCGTCGGCGCTGGGCAAATGGGGAATGGGATTGCACAGGTGGCAGCGAATTTTGGATTCAATGTCATCATGATGGACGTAAGTGGTGCGGCCTTGGAAAAAGGGATCGCAACAATTTCTGGTTCTTGTGATCGCATCATCAAAAAAGGCGCAATGACTGAGGCGGACAAAGCGACGTTGTTGGGTCGTATTAAAACAGCGCAAGAAGCGGCGGCTTTGCAAGATTGTGATATCGTCATTGAAGCGGCGACAGAAAATATTGATTTGAAGTTGAAGATCTTTAAAGACCTGGACGCGGCTGTGAAGCCAGAGGCTTTGTTGGTTTCCAACACGTCCTCGATCTCGATCACTAAAATTGCGGCGGTGACAAAACGTCCGACCAAAGTTGCGGGAATGCATTTTATGAATCCCGTTCCATTGATGAAACTTGTCGAAGGCATTCGCGGTCTGCAAACTTCCGATGAAACTTTTGCGACAGTGAAAGCGTTGGCCGAAAAAATGGACAAAGTTTTTGTTGAATCCGTCAAAGATATGCCCGGCTTTATTGTGAATCGCATTTTGATGCCAATGATCAATGAGGCGGTTTACACGCTTCACGAGGGCATTGCCTCTGTGGAATCTATCGATGCGGCGATGAAATTGGGAACAAATCAACCGATGGGTCCGTTGACTTTGGCCGACTTCATTGGCCTTGATACCTGCCTGGCTATTATGAACGTACTGCATGATGGTTTGGGAGACTCTAAATACCGTCCTTGTCCGCTTCTTGTAAAGTATGTCGAAGCTGGTTGGTTGGGACGTAAATCAGGTCGTGGTTTCTACGACTATTCAGCGAAATAGGTTTAAGACAATGGCAAGTTTCACATATAAAACAATTCTGGTTGAACAAAAACCTCATGGCGTGTG
This portion of the Bdellovibrio sp. ArHS genome encodes:
- a CDS encoding zinc-dependent metalloprotease; translated protein: MVSNQRIVLLGLAFSTLLLSACTKETVIEKQAPNNMLESFTTSTVDACTNKSCITIQKASLGKVFLLISSGKTAGSTPQWYDLKPQVVTFDKSGGRIALLAQNYNSIYKEIQTVNLLQTFEVISEDATSITFDWGQGLKSFVQQRSYDTDMPRGNSDDLTESSLPSLVVEDSFVRGIKFDEKNIELEQIIKIRSDLVKSGPDRSTSTVENREETVAMNVQIRAYNLTPDFRPKEYDKTRRVGFFVTKIGKKEHSKDIINLITKWDLSEKKGPIVVRISDAVPEQYLEAVKEGALYWNKVFGREVIAVKAHIDPQAGPEDRSIMIRWIPWEDSGAAYAMGQSDPLTGEVLRAQVFMPSVFTKVGSADLVHLNNDTPVAPGAIACDLTQTLADLNEIAKEANDSQRLRLAQDGVRATVAHELGHALGLRHNFAGSFSAKVSAKDIESAAKNYLKDPQHQGLETSTSIMDYVSGIDDVLMSARLKYAPLSYDKMAMDWAYSLDHSALDEKISRYCTDDDIALAASQSLQIYGCERFDAGNNPLLRKYLDTKYEKENFVKVLFASIIGRLYPADQPTVVNDLDSVLQDTVKWGKVNLETLKFVSQVLFDRTVNSMPAAVFASIESVKSGQIHYYKAGMDEALARERNRSLVEAGGYSAILNDLWRNSDASIAKDFIERQIVELASSPYFVQGKTLGGREYVLTTEQQNRILAFLQQLVLLNKKTLASGLATMLPKIDESETDQRGAPSIVSQILPRNLVTAHDADVLATLYLDLTAVDNGEQTLRVGAGLTKELKVPRAYLSAEERTKWMNLLSSRGLRFDVEMRKSLVRSEQFNKVTAVLKEVDPNLDLQTVKKPAELAAQLLNQGLVDSAGSVWLAGEINVLLALDKLR
- a CDS encoding lysophospholipid acyltransferase family protein — translated: MNKRSLEDKIVVLWTRGACWMFGVDVVVKGLENQPSGGFIYVFNHTSFFDIFAMNGYLESFRFGAKIELFRIPVFGPAMRRAGILPIARDRREEVFKVYKEAETRIKAGERFALAPEGTRQVTETLGSFKSGPFIFAINAKSPIVPVVVKGAAAILPKGHLIPNWGVWKRTVTLHVLPPVDATQYALENRPQLQEKVRHMMAPYFPEAQL
- a CDS encoding TIGR04552 family protein — translated: MPQRFIFDSAMLNSVVGGHSAIEIPRLNIHSVEAASSFLLSYGFDVTQESDLEKLWYYHRRALVLMLEKLGFEEKELPEIFRDRRQLGDIRQLLIYASSQDPQNVQLQRWACAIIRCMHVFVHAENDLFSSFSEEIQSQILSPFQECIRYDGTTHRTFLQSSSGSEQILAPIELLGFEVKPFKTSSSTVIKLLAKPDALAMKIFDKLGVRFITRNLFDTFQVVRFLVKENVISFPHIMPDQSSNNLYPVNAFMEVCDDLAHRLDTLDEQSIQAAFDQKLSELGDNVQYLRKENFFSGADYKFIKFISRKLIHIKPQGSKEAFSFFYPFEVQIMDQAAHEKILSGPSEHQAYKERQRTAARKRLFPEMS
- a CDS encoding 3-hydroxyacyl-CoA dehydrogenase NAD-binding domain-containing protein; the protein is MSIQESIKIVPQGEIAVVVFDLVGEKVNKFSTPVMMRLKEVLEELKKSSYKAVIFKSAKPKIFIAGADIEEIKSMTTKEQFEAAVKGGQDIMNMVEDLPMPTMAAVNGACMGGGCEFILSCDYRIASEDSSTKIGLPEIQLGILPGFGGTQRMPRVMGLQAALDIILAGKSVNSKKALKSGLVDKVVHPNLLDEQAIKWAKEIIAGGAKKRRKKFQPQGAVNKVLEGALGRGIVFKKAREGVLKATKGHYPAPLKALEVIQKTYGMSDREAGMRIEREGFCELGITDISKNLIHVFYLTEMVKKQNGVPGVDVKPRDVKSMGILGAGTMGGGIAYVAADKGVQVRMKDLNTDALGKGLKHASDLWMKLLKRKSIDKYQYQQKMDMVSVTTDYSGFKNLDVVVEAIVEDMGIKQKVIGECAGQMRPDAIIATNTSSLSVTEMSKGHPRPEYFAGMHFFNPVNKMPLVEVIRGEKTSDETIATIFELTKKMGKMPVVVKDGPGFLVNRLLLPYMGEAAFLLQEGMSIETVDKAYVKEFGMPMGPFELMDEVGLDVCIKVLKIFKKSFGERIEMAACMEALEKSGRLGRKNGKGFYHYSEDGKRGDVDQSIYGALGLGQPTNPYDSKECIERGVFAMVNECSLALVEDRIVETPHEVDLAMIMGTGFPPFRGGLLKYTDTVGTQYVADQLAMYASSRKAARLKPSTPLTNMAKTNRKFY
- a CDS encoding CPXCG motif-containing cysteine-rich protein; this encodes MECKIQCPYCREKFSIQVFREEGEDQEFIWDCEICCRPIDIQAHWDADHERFRLRVGQGGDFDEMRIDPIF
- a CDS encoding DUF962 domain-containing protein yields the protein MKNFAEFWPFYLQEHAKPLNRRLHFVGTFFVHIVFIYAIFAQAWLALWLLPVIGYGFAWVGHFVVERNRPATFKYPLWSLRGDFKMFYLMCRGKLWT
- a CDS encoding 3-hydroxybutyryl-CoA dehydrogenase codes for the protein MDIKTIGVVGAGQMGNGIAQVAANFGFNVIMMDVSGAALEKGIATISGSCDRIIKKGAMTEADKATLLGRIKTAQEAAALQDCDIVIEAATENIDLKLKIFKDLDAAVKPEALLVSNTSSISITKIAAVTKRPTKVAGMHFMNPVPLMKLVEGIRGLQTSDETFATVKALAEKMDKVFVESVKDMPGFIVNRILMPMINEAVYTLHEGIASVESIDAAMKLGTNQPMGPLTLADFIGLDTCLAIMNVLHDGLGDSKYRPCPLLVKYVEAGWLGRKSGRGFYDYSAK